One window from the genome of Candidatus Methanoperedens sp. encodes:
- a CDS encoding ABC transporter ATP-binding protein produces the protein MEPIIEIRSITKSYGNFKVLDNVTLGIEKGIIFGLLGPNGAGKSTLIKILSCQSRPSSGHAFISGLDVVSDKKDVLSIIGVVPQENSFYDELTVSENLMFFGSLYRIPVIDIKKRSHKILTLLKLDEKSNVRAYNLSGGMKTRLNIACALIHKPAVLILDEPSVGLDPVSRKALWETIRVVNREGTAILLTTHYMEEADLLCDRILIMNRGKIVIEGKQDDLKKKVGEKVILITSSPGNYEAIQHNLGSIENISSCSVNEKGLKITFTDEQPLQAIFEIFDSKGETIRSIESSTPSLEDVFILASGEEWH, from the coding sequence ATGGAACCGATAATCGAAATTCGCTCTATAACAAAAAGCTATGGGAATTTCAAAGTACTGGATAATGTGACACTGGGCATTGAAAAAGGGATCATATTCGGTCTTCTCGGACCTAACGGTGCAGGAAAATCAACATTGATCAAAATCCTTTCATGCCAATCAAGACCATCATCGGGTCATGCATTTATATCCGGACTTGATGTTGTATCTGATAAAAAAGATGTACTTTCAATCATCGGAGTTGTTCCCCAGGAGAACAGTTTCTATGATGAGCTTACTGTGAGTGAAAACCTCATGTTCTTCGGTTCGTTATACCGGATACCTGTAATTGATATCAAAAAGAGGAGCCATAAAATACTTACGTTGCTAAAGCTGGATGAAAAAAGCAATGTAAGGGCCTATAACCTGTCCGGGGGAATGAAGACAAGGCTAAATATCGCATGTGCTCTCATTCATAAACCAGCGGTACTGATCCTTGATGAACCAAGTGTGGGGCTTGACCCGGTGTCAAGAAAAGCCCTCTGGGAAACTATCCGGGTTGTTAACAGGGAAGGAACGGCGATCCTTCTTACGACACATTATATGGAAGAAGCGGACTTATTGTGCGACCGGATACTGATAATGAACCGGGGAAAAATAGTTATCGAAGGAAAACAAGATGACTTGAAAAAAAAGGTAGGTGAAAAGGTTATTTTAATAACAAGCTCACCGGGGAATTATGAGGCCATACAACATAACCTGGGCTCCATTGAAAATATTTCTTCGTGCAGCGTAAATGAAAAAGGGCTTAAAATAACTTTTACGGATGAGCAGCCACTTCAGGCAATTTTTGAGATTTTTGATTCGAAGGGAGAAACGATCCGAAGTATCGAATCAAGTACGCCCAGCCTGGAAGACGTATTCATTCTTGCTTCAGGAGAAGAGTGGCATTGA
- a CDS encoding radical SAM protein, with the protein MEKNTIILFNPMPVEHPVAIPNKMTTSLQVPLVNVPLSLLALGRMVRDEYDVKIVNAVADNDYKRNIIDAAKKALCLGVSSMTCYQISDGIDVCKAVKELYPQLPVIWGGYHPSTEPVQTLKNPCIDIVIRGQGEIPFKEAVEKLRNNESLNGVRGVSYKEGGKIIENPGQEFKSLDSFPPIRYDMIDVERHVKGYKFADRCIDYYSSIGCAAGCDFCSEPLFCGRRWSGLTAGTVVSELEYLAKTYNIDTFMIRDSDFFINVKRVKEICMLLIEKDPGIRLTSVNGRMEKLSRMDDDVWGLLRKAGIHEIFIGFESGLQEALDAMNKGAKTDQIKMCVDKCIENDLDIRGSFMVGIPGMDAKEEVTRTFEEIHTIISAYGKMGKLKHMDILLSFFTPYPHTKLYEASVKNGLKPMNTLEEWGDFDQFDFKAPWFSQEYFDITRDFRAGMPMNSGCGFEEWCRFYEGMVKRLERI; encoded by the coding sequence ATGGAAAAGAACACTATAATTTTATTTAACCCGATGCCTGTGGAACATCCTGTTGCGATCCCCAATAAAATGACAACATCCCTGCAAGTCCCGCTTGTGAATGTTCCTCTATCGCTTCTTGCCCTTGGAAGAATGGTTCGTGATGAATATGACGTTAAAATAGTCAATGCAGTAGCAGATAATGATTATAAAAGAAATATCATCGATGCCGCCAAAAAAGCCCTGTGCCTGGGGGTTAGTAGCATGACCTGTTACCAGATCAGCGATGGTATCGATGTGTGCAAAGCTGTCAAGGAACTTTATCCGCAGCTTCCGGTCATCTGGGGAGGGTATCACCCATCAACAGAGCCAGTGCAAACCCTCAAAAATCCCTGTATTGATATTGTTATCAGGGGGCAGGGAGAGATTCCTTTTAAAGAAGCGGTTGAAAAACTTCGGAATAATGAATCCCTTAACGGGGTTAGAGGTGTCTCCTATAAAGAAGGTGGGAAAATAATTGAAAATCCGGGACAGGAATTCAAATCCCTTGATTCTTTCCCTCCCATACGATATGACATGATAGATGTAGAGCGACATGTCAAAGGGTATAAATTCGCTGATCGATGTATTGATTATTATTCAAGTATTGGCTGTGCGGCAGGATGTGATTTCTGCTCAGAGCCGCTATTTTGCGGCAGGCGCTGGTCAGGACTTACAGCAGGAACAGTTGTTTCGGAACTTGAGTATCTTGCAAAAACCTACAACATTGATACATTCATGATCCGGGACAGTGATTTTTTCATCAATGTGAAGCGGGTGAAAGAGATCTGCATGCTCCTGATAGAGAAAGACCCGGGGATTCGTCTCACGAGCGTCAATGGCAGGATGGAGAAGCTTTCGAGAATGGATGATGATGTATGGGGACTTTTGCGAAAAGCAGGAATCCATGAGATATTCATTGGCTTTGAGAGCGGGCTCCAGGAGGCGCTTGATGCTATGAATAAGGGAGCAAAGACTGACCAGATAAAAATGTGCGTTGATAAATGTATAGAAAATGATCTCGATATTCGCGGCTCATTCATGGTGGGAATTCCGGGGATGGATGCAAAAGAAGAGGTGACAAGGACATTTGAAGAGATACATACGATCATTTCTGCTTACGGGAAAATGGGAAAACTTAAACACATGGATATTTTGTTATCGTTCTTTACGCCATACCCGCACACCAAGCTGTATGAGGCCTCGGTTAAGAACGGATTAAAGCCCATGAACACTCTTGAAGAGTGGGGCGACTTTGACCAGTTTGATTTTAAGGCGCCATGGTTTTCACAGGAGTATTTTGATATTACCAGGGATTTCAGGGCAGGGATGCCAATGAATTCGGGGTGTGGCTTTGAGGAATGGTGCAGGTTTTATGAAGGGATGGTAAAGAGGCTGGAAAGAATTTGA
- the psmA gene encoding archaeal proteasome endopeptidase complex subunit alpha translates to MMQSPQTGYDSAITVFSPDGRLFQVEYAREAVKRGTTAIGIKAKDGAVLLVDKRATTRLVEMESIEKIFQIDDHIGVATSGLVADARALVDFARAQAQINKTTYDEPIGIETLSKEICDFKQSYTQTGGVRPFGTSLLIAGIEGHRTRIFETDPSGALLEYKATGIGSGRPEIMEFLEKNYTEDIDLDKAIVLGLEALKTVTEGGLNELNIEVGVIELSTRKFRKLAVSEVKKYISGTSKETEKGKKK, encoded by the coding sequence ATGATGCAGTCACCACAAACAGGATATGATAGTGCAATAACCGTATTCAGCCCTGATGGGAGGCTGTTCCAGGTAGAATATGCACGTGAAGCTGTGAAAAGAGGAACAACAGCAATAGGAATTAAAGCAAAGGACGGCGCGGTCTTATTAGTAGATAAGCGTGCCACCACTAGACTTGTGGAGATGGAATCCATTGAAAAAATTTTCCAGATAGACGATCACATAGGGGTGGCAACATCGGGATTGGTAGCTGATGCGCGGGCTCTTGTAGATTTCGCGCGCGCACAGGCCCAGATCAACAAGACAACTTATGATGAGCCGATCGGGATCGAGACCCTGTCCAAAGAGATATGCGATTTCAAGCAGTCCTACACCCAGACAGGCGGAGTAAGACCTTTCGGGACATCTCTTCTTATTGCCGGGATCGAAGGACATAGAACGCGCATTTTTGAGACCGACCCCAGTGGGGCTTTGCTTGAATACAAAGCCACCGGAATTGGCTCAGGAAGACCTGAAATAATGGAGTTCCTGGAGAAAAATTATACTGAGGATATTGATCTTGATAAAGCTATTGTTCTTGGGCTTGAAGCTCTCAAGACAGTAACAGAAGGCGGCCTGAATGAATTGAACATCGAGGTAGGAGTGATTGAACTTTCAACGCGAAAATTCAGGAAGCTGGCCGTTTCCGAAGTGAAAAAATATATATCAGGGACCTCCAAAGAAACTGAAAAGGGAAAGAA
- a CDS encoding TIGR04083 family peptide-modifying radical SAM enzyme → MAFHVMLIPTLSCPANCSYCWSSDKGSPIMSIETIKEVVEWLKDFRSDQVTFTFHGGEPLMAGAGFYREALPLLAKNLSHLKPAFALQSNLWLMTPEMAQALAEYNIPIGSSLDGPKELTDLQRGKGYFDKTMKGFQIARENGLKVSFICTFTSHSVKQKEEIFNFFLENGITLKLHPALPSIRDDTPEKFALSPEEYGELLVYLLDKYLENMGKIEIMNIDHLCKCMFTSRGTVCTFVDCMGDTFAVGPDGSIYPCYRFIGMPEYVMGNVRDHPRKEDLAKSDAWKKMFQFKDYVDQNCKECSNIKFCRGGCPYNAIAPYNGEIKGVDPHCIAYKRIFKEIKDRWENEFFGFSAPDMPMFGLPGEPKKTAKHGIMPLMMKRIQSHDSG, encoded by the coding sequence ATGGCTTTTCACGTAATGCTGATCCCAACTTTAAGCTGTCCCGCTAATTGCAGTTATTGCTGGAGTTCCGATAAAGGCTCCCCGATAATGAGTATTGAAACCATCAAAGAAGTAGTTGAGTGGCTCAAGGATTTCCGGTCCGATCAAGTCACATTTACCTTCCATGGCGGTGAACCTCTCATGGCAGGCGCTGGTTTTTACCGTGAGGCGCTTCCATTACTGGCAAAGAACCTCAGTCACTTGAAACCGGCTTTTGCACTTCAGTCCAATCTCTGGTTAATGACCCCTGAAATGGCTCAAGCCCTTGCAGAGTATAATATTCCAATCGGTTCCAGTCTCGATGGCCCAAAGGAACTTACTGACCTCCAGAGAGGAAAAGGATACTTCGATAAGACCATGAAAGGTTTTCAAATCGCAAGGGAAAATGGTCTTAAAGTGAGTTTTATTTGCACCTTTACATCCCATTCTGTAAAGCAGAAAGAGGAGATATTTAATTTTTTCCTGGAGAATGGCATAACCCTGAAATTACATCCTGCGCTTCCTTCAATTCGTGATGATACCCCAGAAAAATTTGCACTTTCCCCGGAAGAGTACGGGGAATTGCTGGTTTATCTCCTTGATAAATACCTGGAAAACATGGGCAAGATCGAGATCATGAATATTGACCACCTCTGTAAATGCATGTTTACCAGCCGAGGCACTGTTTGCACCTTCGTTGATTGCATGGGAGATACTTTTGCGGTAGGTCCTGACGGGAGCATATATCCATGCTATCGTTTCATAGGCATGCCTGAATATGTTATGGGAAATGTGAGAGATCATCCCCGCAAGGAAGACCTTGCAAAGTCCGATGCCTGGAAGAAAATGTTCCAGTTCAAGGATTATGTGGACCAGAATTGCAAGGAATGCAGCAACATCAAATTCTGCAGGGGCGGATGTCCGTATAATGCAATAGCTCCTTATAATGGCGAAATAAAGGGCGTTGACCCGCACTGTATTGCTTATAAGAGGATATTCAAGGAAATAAAGGACAGGTGGGAGAATGAGTTTTTTGGCTTCTCCGCCCCCGATATGCCGATGTTCGGTCTTCCGGGAGAACCGAAAAAGACCGCAAAGCATGGAATAATGCCACTGATGATGAAGCGCATCCAGTCACATGATTCGGGTTAA
- a CDS encoding NUDIX hydrolase, translating to MKDMEKEIKSIPNLPKKEFDRVLKMVTTTVVEVIVKNENGILLGKRNTEPFRGMWHLTGGFVHYNEKISDSVKRVAKREIGVDVGIVRLLGIYEYINEDPRGHMIALAHIVGIQGGNIAPNQDNTELKYFIKAPENMIPYQKKIFNDAMKNS from the coding sequence ATGAAGGATATGGAAAAAGAAATCAAGTCAATCCCTAACCTCCCAAAAAAAGAGTTTGACAGGGTTCTAAAAATGGTAACAACTACTGTTGTCGAGGTCATTGTAAAAAACGAGAATGGCATACTACTTGGGAAACGCAATACAGAGCCATTTCGCGGAATGTGGCACCTGACGGGCGGATTTGTGCATTACAATGAGAAAATATCAGACTCAGTAAAACGGGTTGCAAAACGTGAGATCGGAGTTGATGTCGGGATCGTGAGATTACTCGGGATATATGAATACATAAATGAAGATCCGCGCGGGCATATGATAGCGCTTGCACATATTGTGGGGATTCAGGGCGGAAATATTGCGCCAAATCAGGACAATACTGAACTGAAGTATTTCATAAAGGCACCAGAAAATATGATCCCGTATCAGAAAAAGATTTTTAACGATGCGATGAAAAATAGCTAA
- a CDS encoding radical SAM protein, with protein sequence MLFDKYCAQIDSLNTDSATKNAMRVSFTRRMELFGNDLHFFREPFTPISLTGTRCSLKCKHCDSYYLGHMLDGSNGKLRSYAYRLAGANGILLSGGSLPDGSVPTYLQADEIAQIKKDTDLKISAHTGIINRGQAELLSKYLDMALVDVIGNDETIHDILGLSATIQDYENTLSHLSSFGIRLAPHIIVGLHNGKLKGEIRALEIARKFDPEAVVIVIFIPTKGTASEGAEPPRIEDVVKVISKAREMFDVPLSLSCVRPGGRYRSMLDKYAILGGIDRMAVPSRSAYRTGQDIGLDIIEIPKMCCSYGV encoded by the coding sequence ATGCTTTTTGATAAATATTGCGCCCAGATCGATTCCCTTAACACCGACAGTGCAACAAAAAATGCTATGCGTGTATCCTTCACAAGAAGGATGGAATTATTTGGCAACGATCTTCATTTTTTCAGGGAGCCTTTTACACCGATATCGTTGACCGGAACCCGGTGCTCTTTGAAATGCAAGCATTGCGATTCATATTATCTTGGTCATATGCTTGATGGCTCAAATGGCAAACTGCGATCGTATGCATATCGCCTGGCTGGCGCTAATGGAATATTATTAAGCGGCGGAAGTTTACCTGACGGAAGCGTTCCTACATACTTGCAGGCTGATGAGATCGCACAAATAAAAAAGGATACAGATCTTAAAATTAGCGCCCACACCGGGATCATTAACAGGGGACAGGCAGAACTTCTTTCAAAATATCTTGACATGGCACTTGTTGATGTTATCGGGAATGATGAGACCATACATGATATCCTCGGCCTTTCTGCAACGATACAGGATTATGAAAATACATTATCGCACCTTTCGTCTTTCGGGATCAGGCTTGCGCCGCATATCATTGTAGGGCTGCATAACGGTAAATTAAAAGGGGAAATAAGAGCACTTGAGATAGCCAGGAAATTCGATCCTGAAGCGGTCGTAATTGTTATATTCATACCCACAAAAGGGACAGCATCAGAAGGAGCAGAGCCTCCTCGGATTGAGGATGTTGTAAAGGTAATATCAAAAGCGCGGGAAATGTTTGATGTGCCCCTGTCTTTGAGCTGCGTGCGCCCCGGGGGACGATACCGTTCAATGCTTGATAAGTACGCGATCCTGGGCGGGATTGACAGGATGGCTGTTCCATCAAGAAGCGCCTACAGGACAGGGCAGGATATTGGTCTGGACATTATTGAGATACCAAAAATGTGCTGTTCTTATGGAGTTTGA
- a CDS encoding terpene cyclase/mutase family protein codes for MVHSDLTDAASRGLEWLKEQQPETIKDISRSIQALTLWNKPASSLIEKLLSLKKDGFWETQTPLTDTARAFIALCKCGKVQPGIITWIQEQQLDDNWNNSEIDTAYALMALGECSIKNKSGCKWLVSNYGKKWEHPGTTSLIITALSIQDKEKYCGFINDRASWLLSKREDGGWTYIATSNLVIQALIVSGVEDEDIAPSIKWLLGKQQENGSWRDIISTTLSLITLKMYLDKLNSISKK; via the coding sequence ATGGTTCATAGTGACCTGACCGATGCAGCTTCTCGCGGGCTGGAATGGCTAAAGGAACAACAACCTGAAACCATCAAGGACATATCCCGCTCCATCCAGGCATTAACATTATGGAATAAACCCGCATCCTCCTTAATCGAAAAATTGTTATCCCTCAAAAAAGATGGTTTCTGGGAAACGCAAACTCCTCTTACTGATACTGCAAGAGCATTCATTGCTCTATGCAAATGCGGGAAAGTACAACCCGGAATAATCACCTGGATACAGGAACAGCAGCTCGACGATAACTGGAACAACAGTGAAATTGATACAGCTTATGCTCTCATGGCATTAGGAGAATGCAGCATAAAAAATAAAAGCGGATGCAAATGGCTTGTTAGCAATTATGGGAAGAAATGGGAGCATCCCGGAACAACTTCTCTTATAATTACTGCACTTTCTATCCAGGACAAAGAAAAATACTGCGGTTTCATAAACGATCGTGCAAGCTGGCTGCTTTCAAAAAGAGAGGACGGGGGCTGGACTTATATCGCAACAAGCAACCTTGTTATCCAGGCTTTGATCGTTTCAGGAGTAGAGGATGAGGACATCGCGCCATCCATCAAATGGCTTCTTGGAAAACAGCAGGAAAACGGTAGCTGGAGAGATATAATTTCAACTACCCTGTCATTGATCACATTAAAAATGTACCTGGATAAACTTAATAGCATTTCAAAGAAATGA
- a CDS encoding metal-dependent protease of the PAD1/JAB1 superfamily, protein MKIARDTLQFILEVCKSSAPNEFAGMLSARGDVITEVIVVPGTESSDESAVMQLFMLPNIHTIGSVHSHPSGNMAPSGPDLELFDKKGVVHIIAGAPFDFNSYRCYDKDGLPIKLEVVDYEFKDENDILFE, encoded by the coding sequence ATGAAAATTGCGAGGGATACTTTACAATTCATACTTGAAGTATGCAAATCATCAGCACCAAATGAATTTGCAGGTATGCTTTCGGCGCGGGGGGATGTCATTACTGAAGTCATAGTAGTCCCTGGCACAGAGTCAAGCGATGAGAGCGCAGTGATGCAGTTATTCATGCTTCCAAACATACATACGATCGGATCGGTTCACAGCCATCCATCCGGGAATATGGCGCCTTCCGGCCCGGATCTTGAACTATTTGATAAGAAAGGAGTTGTTCATATTATTGCAGGTGCGCCATTTGATTTTAATAGCTATAGATGCTATGATAAAGACGGGCTTCCGATCAAACTTGAGGTAGTTGATTATGAATTCAAAGATGAAAATGACATATTATTTGAGTAA
- a CDS encoding FAD-dependent oxidoreductase, whose product MFNHDIIIVGGGLSGLRAALSVRSADVAVISKVHPLRSHSIAAQGGINAVLATNDRWEDHAFDTIKGSDYLADQDAVEVLCQDAPARVIEMEHWGTLFSRTDDGRIAQRPFGGAGFPRTAYAEDRTGHHLLHTMYEQALKNGIKFYNEWLITRLVVDKGRCCGVTGYNIPDGIVEGFKAKAVIFATGGYGRIYKHSTNSVINTGSGCAVAYRAGVPLEDMEFVQFHPTTLFGTNILITEGARGEGGFLVNRNGERFMKRYSPHQLDLAPRDIVARAIQTEINEGRGFEGGYVHLDLTHLGEEKINERLPGIRQIAIDFANIDPVKKPIPIRPGQHYSMGGIASNKECETSISGFYVCGECSCISVHGANRLGGNSLLETIVFGKIAGENAEKYVNSNREGEKELIDRATEDEKKKISGLLERKAGEEFYRIRDELKTILDEKSGIFRTEFDLAIALDMIRELRMRYKNVYVRNKDTIFNQELVNVIELEGMLDVAEAICSGAKVRKESRGSHFRLDYPIRDDANWLKHTLVTFTPGGAQINYKPVNIKMFQPKPREY is encoded by the coding sequence ATGTTCAATCATGATATTATCATAGTTGGGGGCGGACTTTCCGGATTACGCGCTGCCTTATCTGTAAGATCAGCCGATGTAGCCGTCATATCAAAAGTCCATCCCCTGCGTTCGCATTCCATTGCTGCGCAGGGTGGAATAAACGCTGTGCTTGCAACTAATGACAGATGGGAAGATCATGCCTTTGATACCATTAAAGGTAGTGATTATCTTGCTGACCAGGATGCTGTAGAGGTACTTTGCCAGGATGCACCGGCCCGTGTCATTGAGATGGAACACTGGGGAACGCTTTTTTCAAGAACAGACGACGGCAGGATCGCCCAGCGTCCCTTCGGAGGTGCAGGATTTCCAAGGACTGCGTATGCAGAAGACAGGACAGGCCACCACTTACTGCATACCATGTATGAACAGGCGCTAAAGAATGGTATCAAGTTCTATAATGAATGGCTCATAACCCGCCTCGTAGTTGATAAAGGGAGATGCTGCGGCGTCACAGGATATAATATTCCTGACGGGATCGTTGAAGGTTTTAAGGCAAAGGCTGTGATCTTTGCAACAGGAGGTTATGGGAGGATATACAAACATTCCACAAATTCAGTAATTAACACAGGATCTGGCTGTGCCGTAGCATATCGGGCAGGAGTACCGCTTGAAGATATGGAGTTCGTACAGTTCCATCCTACAACCCTTTTCGGAACCAATATCCTCATAACGGAAGGAGCGCGCGGTGAAGGGGGCTTTCTTGTGAACAGGAATGGAGAGCGCTTCATGAAGCGATATTCACCTCACCAGCTTGATCTTGCGCCAAGGGATATCGTTGCGCGTGCAATCCAGACAGAGATTAACGAAGGCCGGGGATTTGAGGGTGGATATGTCCATCTTGATCTTACACACCTTGGGGAAGAGAAAATAAATGAGCGCCTGCCAGGGATCAGGCAGATAGCAATTGACTTTGCTAATATCGACCCTGTCAAAAAACCAATTCCGATAAGGCCAGGGCAGCATTATTCCATGGGAGGCATTGCCTCAAATAAGGAATGTGAAACATCGATATCCGGGTTCTATGTGTGCGGGGAATGTTCCTGCATCAGTGTACACGGGGCGAACAGGCTTGGGGGAAATTCGCTTCTTGAGACTATTGTTTTCGGCAAAATTGCAGGAGAAAATGCGGAAAAATATGTAAATTCGAACAGGGAGGGGGAAAAAGAATTGATCGACAGGGCCACAGAGGATGAAAAGAAAAAGATATCAGGATTATTAGAGCGTAAAGCTGGTGAAGAATTTTACAGGATACGAGATGAACTTAAAACCATCCTTGATGAAAAATCAGGAATATTCCGGACAGAGTTTGATCTGGCAATCGCACTTGATATGATAAGGGAACTCAGAATGCGTTACAAGAATGTGTATGTCCGGAATAAAGACACGATTTTTAACCAGGAACTTGTAAATGTGATCGAGCTTGAGGGAATGCTGGATGTTGCTGAAGCTATATGTTCCGGGGCAAAGGTGCGCAAAGAAAGCCGCGGGTCTCATTTTCGCCTGGATTATCCTATAAGGGATGATGCCAATTGGCTGAAACACACGCTTGTTACATTCACGCCAGGTGGTGCGCAAATTAATTATAAACCAGTAAATATCAAGATGTTCCAGCCAAAACCAAGGGAATATTAG
- a CDS encoding Smr/MutS family protein, giving the protein MAWFEADIFKKCVEVDLHKYSTRTALMAAREKIKEAYEHGFRHVKLIHGAANITNKDEGASIKFALRTMLKSGQLDKWIGRNGSRVRDGSMILEIRKNPVAVEREWEEMPMEDY; this is encoded by the coding sequence ATGGCATGGTTCGAAGCAGATATCTTCAAGAAATGTGTTGAGGTTGACCTGCATAAATATTCAACAAGGACAGCGCTCATGGCAGCCCGCGAAAAGATCAAAGAGGCTTATGAGCACGGGTTCAGGCATGTGAAATTGATACACGGGGCAGCAAATATTACGAACAAGGATGAGGGCGCAAGTATAAAGTTCGCATTGCGTACCATGTTAAAAAGCGGGCAGCTTGACAAATGGATAGGCAGGAATGGTTCCAGGGTCCGGGATGGATCCATGATACTTGAAATCAGGAAGAACCCGGTGGCGGTGGAGCGGGAGTGGGAAGAGATGCCGATGGAGGATTATTAG
- a CDS encoding isocitrate/isopropylmalate dehydrogenase family protein: MSKKAAVIKGDGVGPELVNSMLRVAKAVGTKVEFIMCEGGEQWWKENGGDSLIPQETWDILGDTDAGFKGPTTTPGGAGSPRSVAVSIRQKFNLYANVRPIKSFPNTQKPLGDVDFVCVREGTEGLYIGKEVQLTDDVFIAIRKITRPACRNVAKYAFEEAVRRGWKSVVAIHKSNILKQTCGTFLEETEKVSKNYPGIELEEYHIDNIAQQLIKNPQIFNRKVLLSTNLFMDILSEECSALVGSIGLIYSANIGDNYAMFEPAHGSAPKYAGLDKVNPVATVLAGAWLLDYLGEKKNSEAVFEATEKVISEGKYLTYDLGGSAKSSRMVDEIIRKIK; encoded by the coding sequence ATGAGTAAAAAAGCAGCAGTCATAAAAGGCGACGGCGTAGGACCTGAACTTGTAAATAGCATGCTCAGGGTGGCAAAAGCCGTCGGTACAAAAGTCGAGTTCATAATGTGCGAAGGTGGAGAACAATGGTGGAAAGAAAACGGCGGGGATTCCCTGATCCCGCAGGAAACATGGGATATTCTCGGTGACACTGACGCTGGTTTTAAAGGCCCCACGACCACACCTGGCGGCGCAGGCTCACCAAGGAGTGTGGCTGTATCGATCCGCCAGAAGTTCAACCTCTATGCTAACGTCCGCCCGATCAAATCTTTTCCAAATACCCAGAAACCTCTTGGTGATGTGGATTTTGTCTGTGTAAGAGAAGGCACCGAAGGACTGTATATCGGAAAGGAGGTCCAGTTGACAGACGATGTTTTTATCGCCATTCGAAAGATCACCCGGCCTGCATGCCGAAATGTCGCAAAGTACGCATTCGAGGAAGCTGTAAGGAGAGGCTGGAAGAGTGTTGTGGCGATCCACAAGAGCAACATTCTCAAGCAGACCTGCGGCACGTTCCTTGAGGAAACGGAAAAAGTCTCAAAGAATTATCCAGGCATTGAACTGGAAGAATATCATATAGATAACATAGCCCAGCAGCTTATCAAGAACCCGCAGATATTCAACCGGAAAGTCCTGCTTTCGACGAACCTGTTCATGGATATATTGAGCGAAGAGTGTTCCGCTCTTGTGGGAAGCATCGGGCTCATTTATTCGGCAAATATCGGTGATAACTATGCGATGTTTGAGCCTGCCCACGGATCTGCACCAAAATATGCCGGGCTTGATAAGGTAAATCCTGTGGCAACAGTGCTTGCTGGCGCATGGCTTCTTGATTACCTTGGCGAGAAAAAGAATTCCGAAGCGGTTTTCGAGGCAACGGAAAAAGTTATCTCCGAAGGCAAATACCTGACTTATGACCTTGGAGGGAGCGCAAAGTCAAGCAGGATGGTTGATGAGATAATCAGGAAAATAAAGTGA